A window of Trichoderma atroviride chromosome 3, complete sequence contains these coding sequences:
- a CDS encoding uncharacterized protein (EggNog:ENOG41), whose translation MDDPDLSWPAWKFGMKRDDLFTTLHDQYNTFTYTLQDPEAFHHDVYEISNHADTAEEFHRFMAARQRQRLSELQESLESLAVEIIANPKLIGSDQWQHALQLFRTKSFDSIVRYFASYLPDDYMDRHGPCSMSSSFSETDSIRTTSTKASSASDASSFLDDEFFPHGPLITAEPGVLKAADIPPSPASEGSPAESADSPTFTSTDPPSRSMSFSGPDSQRLSSRFVRRPHIHDDDDTSQSDECDTTVTSVCDSTETRSSFDPADEVDDKELPVHIVDGEEEDEDLPTAQFPEDDFCSFDSFDTPNPFNTTSYDTLESDTPTPRQATESTCYLDYKSVVSRKSPTPYQRSSCRRSQSPVSLLGRRREGSPTQDIRRSPDEALSKIQKPPPGESTRRRPKNKRWGA comes from the coding sequence ATGGACGATCCCGATCTATCGTGGCCCGCCTGGAAGTTTGGCATGAAGAGAGACGACCTTTTCACCACGCTCCACGATCAGTACAACACCTTTACCTACACCCTCCAAGACCCCGAGGCCTTCCACCACGACGTCTACGAAATCTCCAACCATGCAGACACGGCCGAAGAGTTCCATCGCTTCATGGCGgctcggcagcggcagcggctctCCGAACTCCAGGAGTCTCTTGAATCGCTCGCTGTAGAGATCATTGCCAACCCGAAGTTGATAGGTTCTGACCAGTGGCAGCACGCCCTTCAGCTCTTCCGAACCAAGTCGTTCGACTCCATCGTTAGATATTTTGCAAGCTACCTCCCCGACGACTACATGGACCGCCATGGACCCTGTTCCATGTCATCATCCTTTTCCGAAACCGACTCTATTCGAACCACTAGCACaaaggccagcagcgcctccgATGCTTCGTCCTTCCTCGACGACGAGTTCTTTCCTCACGGCCCCTTGATTACCGCTGAGCCGGGCGTTCTGAAGGCCGCAGATATACCCCCATCGCCCGCATCTGAAGGCTCCCCAGCTGAATCGGCTGACTCGCCGACATTCACATCCACAGATCCACCTTCGCGATCCATGTCCTTTTCGGGCCCGGACTCTCAAAGACTTAGTTCTCGCTTTGTTCGACGGCCTCACATtcatgacgatgacgataCGTCTCAATCCGACGAGTGCGACACGACAGTAACCTCTGTTTGTGATTCGACAGAAACTCGATCTTCTTTCGACCCTGCCGATGAGGTCGACGACAAAGAACTACCTGTACACATTGTAgacggcgaggaggaagacgaggacctTCCCACCGCCCAGTTTCCTGAAGACGATTTCTGTTCTTTTGATTCCTTCGATACCCCAAATCCCTTCAACACCACTTCCTATGATACCCTTGAATCCGATACCCCTACCCCCAGGCAGGCTACCGAATCCACCTGCTACCTAGACTATAAATCAGTGGTTTCCCGCAAATCACCAACACCATACCAACGCTCATCATGCCGCCGTTCACAATCACCAGTATCGCTACTTGGTCGGCGCAGAGAAGGGAGTCCTACCCAAGACATTCGGAGGAGTCCAGATGAGGCGCTTAGCAAAATACAAAAGCCACCCCCGGGAGAGTCCACACGGAGGAGGCCTAAGAACAAGAGATGGGGGGCTTGA
- a CDS encoding uncharacterized protein (EggNog:ENOG41~TransMembrane:1 (o12-32i)), with product MTTALGWQISPFSWLTTTALTLLTYAALRIIFNLFLHPLSKIPGPITWKVSRLPFIWALLRGTLVHDVERLHRKYGPILRISPNDVTFAHEDAIRDILAFRKDRLPFLKDLTWWKANPGMPDSMISIIDPKQHARIRNLLAPGFTPRALKEQEDILHLYVNLLVERIRELASKEPENGAIIDVVRWFNFTTFDIFGDLGYGESFNCLQDSKYHPWVALLFKSVKAVSFIAAARLYPVIERILFMCIPPSLREMQKNHCQLISDKVHRRLNFELERPDLMSHVIQGAERQRLPQSTIDTTFMVLTIAGSETTATALSGTLNYLINNTDKLEILKREIHEAFPEENDISLDALRKLPYLNAVINEGLRLCPPVPWIIPRKVPEGGETVCGTWLPGGTSVSVQAYTLNRDPDHYHLATSFHPERWLAEARTNPESPFFHDRLEAMQPFSEGRESCLGQYLALAEIRLIFSKLLWSFDFEALEDRKIKWEDMRSFLIVEKKAIEMRAKLRATA from the exons atGACGACTGCTTTGGGTTGGCAGATCTCGCCCTTCAGTTGGCTGACCACCACCGCACTAACACTTTTGACT TATGCCGCACTTCGGATTATTTTTAATTTGTTTCTGCATCCTTTATCCAAAATTCCGGGCCCAATCACATGGAAAGTATCTCGCCTGCCTTTCATCTGGGCTCTTCTAAGGGGCACTCTTGTCCACGATGTTGAGCGGCTGCATCGCAAGTACGGCCCCATCCTCCGTATTTCGCCAAACGATGTCACTTTTGCCCACGAAGATGCCATAAGGGATATATTGGCGTTCCGTAAAGACCGCCTGCCGTTTTTGAAGGATCTCACTTGGTGGAAAGCCAACCCTGGAATGCCAGACTCTATGATTAGCATCATTGACCCAAAGCAGCATGCGCGGATTCGCAACCTCTTGGCGCCTGGATTCACTCCGCGTGCTCtgaaagagcaagaagataTTCTGCATCTTTATGTCAATCTTTTGGTAGAGCGGATCCGAGAGCTCGCGAGCAAAGAACCCGAAAatggcgccatcatcgatGTTGTGCGCTGGTTCAACTTTACCACGTTTGACATCTTTGGCGACCTTGGCTATGGCGAATCATTCAACTGCCTCCAAGATTCAAAGTATCACCCTTGggtcgctcttctcttcaagagTGTCAAGGCAGTGTCTTTCATAGCAGCGGCACGATTATATCCCGTAATCGAACGCATACTCTTCATGTGCATCCCGCCCTCTTTGAGAGAGATGCAAAAGAACCACTGCCAGCTCATTTCTGACAAGGTTCACAGACGTCTCAATTTTGAACTTGAGCGACCTGACCTTATGTCTCATGTGATACAAGGCGCAGAACGTCAAAGGCTGCCGCAAAGTACCATTGACACCACATTCATGGTGCTGACAATCGCCGGCAGTGAGACAACAGCGACAGCGCTGAGCGGCACTCTCAATTATCTTATCAATAACACGGATAAGCTCGAGATTTTAAAAAGGGAAATCCATGAGGCTTTCCCAGAAGAGAACGACATCAGTCTTGACGCTCTGCGCAAGTTGCCGTATCTTAACGCTGTGATTAATGAAGGACTCAGACTTTGTCCCCCCGTCCCTTGGATTATCCCAAGGAAAGTACCCGAGGGAGGCGAAACTGTGTGCGGAACATGGCTTCCAGGAGGG ACTTCAGTATCGGTCCAGGCATATACTCTAAACCGTGACCCGGATCATTATCACTTGGCCACGTCGTTTCATCCAGAgcgctggctggctgaagcGCGCACAAACCCAGAGTCTCCCTTCTTCCACGACCGGCTTGAGGCGATGCAACCCTTCAGTGAAGGGCGGGAATCTTGCTTGGGGCAATACCTGGCACTGGCAGAAATTCGCCTCATATTTTCCAAGCTGCTTTGGTCATTTGACTTTGAGGCACTGGAGGATCGGAAGATAAAGTGGGAGGATATGAGATCATTTCTGATAGTTGAAAAGAAGGCTATTGAGATGAGAGCAAAGTTGAGGGCTACAGCTTAG
- a CDS encoding uncharacterized protein (EggNog:ENOG41), with protein sequence MGLAKALPAVLMLEARAEPSEGFSEEKTEPFSQSEIEARFPGVGVEEPVIPTDPEAVPLDVLQVEDHHHKQGIRILVRPLTKLPGSRSVSPGSDNCQWLALRAEVAASDKPEHKVLAVTQTAKDIKFSVRIPGSAEEDLSRPPLWCELYYDPASDEVIFLNKSDVPILLGQISRSAAASTPPSERHVINPGLAKGLRPGTFRIKVRDIAVLDFRILEKRPVVIYEPPLSPVVEDSPPPSPSFITTDHLNTSLKRALTPDEDVKRAKRRISDASVGPDDGVIMFLGPAEPLVFPLPNAREGKEIASANGHALLDAEQGDMIAVPGVCELDQYQLTKRDLIASTALSAVFTASHSQVPNNIVTVKVLKTRVANPDNKPLVHERNVIRQADMWLRECQSQQDLQHESIVRYYGGDARYLSLYMEHIDAKDLTSPAHWRNKSNDEFTGTRDDSIRILRDISNALSYLHNRKLVHNDIKPANILYSPERGAVLCDFGLTTVASSTPSGGGTPYYIPPEYIARKTRGPESDVWALGVTMLYTMQFIKFPDSRARRQHPKPLYWQIAQIHGQPASPYAYKQYGNGQPAVNQMRDWLAEIYEARERLTPKDRLERLVKDMLAPNPAHRITMDKIVRELSIEQTVAA encoded by the coding sequence ATGGGCCTTGCAAAGGCACTGCCAGCCGTCCTCATGCTTGAAGCCCGGGCCGAGCCCTCGGAGGGGTTCTCcgaggagaagacggagcCCTTCTCTCAGTCAGAGATTGAAGCCCGCTTCCCTGGCGTCGGCGTCGAGGAGCCCGTCATCCCCACCGACCCAGAGGCCGTTCCGCTCGACGTCTTGCAGGTCGAAGATCACCACCACAAGCAAGGCATCCGCATCCTCGTGCGGCCTCTCACCAAGCTGCCCGGCTCTCGTTCAGTGAGTCCCGGCAGCGACAATTGCCAGTGGCTGGCTCTCCGCGCCGAGGTGGCTGCCTCGGACAAGCCTGAACACAAAGTCCTTGCTGTGACTCAGACCGCCAAGGACATCAAGTTCTCAGTCAGAATACCCGGCTCTGCGGAAGAAGACTTGTCACGGCCGCCACTGTGGTGTGAACTCTATTACGATCCCGCCAGCGACGAAGTCATCTTCCTGAACAAGTCGGACGTGCCCATCTTGCTCGGCCAGATATCTCGtagcgccgccgccagcactCCACCAAGCGAGCGCCACGTTATCAACCCAGGCCTTGCCAAGGGCCTGAGGCCGGGAACTTTTAGAATCAAAGTGAGAGATATTGCAGTATTAGATTTTCGCATTCTAGAGAAGCGACCAGTTGTTATTTATGAGCCGCCACTTTCACCAGTAGTGGAGGACTCGCcaccgccatcgccgtcgttCATCACAACTGACCACCTCAACACGAGCCTGAAAAGGGCCCTCACGCCAGACGAAGATGTCAAAAGGGCAAAGCGACGTATTTCGGATGCCAGCGTGGGACCAGACGACGGCGTCATCATGTTTCTGGGACCGGCCGAGCCTCTAGTCTTCCCTCTTCCCAACGCgagagagggaaaggaaatAGCGTCAGCCAATGGCCATGCACTCCTAGACGCAGAGCAGGGCGACATGATTGCCGTGCCTGGCGTCTGTGAACTCGACCAATACCAGTTGACCAAACGTGACCTGATTGCGTCCACCGCTCTGTCAGCAGTCTTCACTGCATCGCATTCGCAGGTGCCGAATAACATTGTCACTGTCAAAGTTCTCAAGACCAGAGTCGCAAACCCAGACAATAAGCCGCTGGTACACGAACGGAATGTCATCCGCCAAGCAGACATGTGGCTGCGAGAATGCCAAAGCCAACAGGACCTACAACATGAGTCTATTGTGCGCTATTACGGAGGAGACGCCAGGTACCTGAGTCTGTATATGGAGCATATAGACGCAAAGGACCTCACTTCTCCTGCCCACTGGAGGAACAAAAGTAACGATGAGTTTACGGGAACTCGGGACGATTCCATTCGAATCCTGCGTGATATTTCGAATGCTCTCAGCTATCTCCATAACCGCAAACTGGTACACAACGACATCAAGCCTGCCAATATCCTATATTCGCCTGAGCGCGGCGCTGTGCTCTGTGACTTTGGATTAACCACGGTGGCGTCAAGTACTCCCTCTGGAGGCGGAACTCCATACTATATCCCACCCGAGTATATCGCGCGCAAAACTCGAGGCCCTGAATCGGACGTCTGGGCTTTGGGCGTCACGATGCTGTACACAATGCAATTCATTAAATTTCCCGACTCACGCGCACGAAGGCAACATCCCAAGCCGCTATACTGGCAAATCGCGCAGATCCACGGCcagccagcatcgccatatGCTTATAAGCAATATGGCAACGGCCAACCAGCCGTGAATCAGATGCGAGACTGGCTCGCAGAGATATATGAagcaagagagagattgaCACCCAAAGACCGCTTAGAGCGCTTGGTAAAGGACATGTTGGCGCCAAACCCAGCCCACCGCATCACAATGGACAAGATTGTCAGAGAGCTCTCCATTGAGCAAACAGTTGCAGCATGA
- a CDS encoding uncharacterized protein (EggNog:ENOG41) — MGAQWSQFFPPKPTFTEANLDSLDGKVVIITGGSSGIGFELAKILYRKNARVYIATRSEQGAREAIQRIQASGMTGGSLEFLSLKLDDLSSIKASVQEFKAKESKLHVLWNNAGVSQPPLGSVSSQGIELQFATNCLGPFLFTQLLLPLLESTAADTATPQDSVRVVWTSSQVMELSSPPGGIIIDELRAPPQDRTRNYTNSKTGNYFLATELARRAGSSNIVSVSINPGAATTNLFRHTPHLKYLAYPLLYKPKLAALTELYAGFSADISIQNNGCYVIPWGRVSNSLREDLIDATKTSEEGGSGKAQEFWELCAEKTKDYM, encoded by the coding sequence ATGGGAGCCCAATGGTCGCAATTCTTCCCCCCAAAGCCAACCTTTACGGAGGCTAATTTGGATTCGTTGGACGGCAAGGTCGTCATTATCACTGGCGGCTCCTCAGGTATCGGCTTTGAGCTTGCCAAAATCTTGTACCGTAAGAATGCGAGAGTGTACATCGCTACGCGTTCTGAGCAAGGCGCTCGTGAAGCAATACAGCGCATACAAGCCTCTGGGATGACAGGAGGCAGCCTTGAATTTTTGTCTCTGAAGCTGGATGATTTGAGCAGCATCAAAGCCTCGGTCCAGGAattcaaggccaaggaatCGAAGCTTCATGTACTGTGGAACAATGCCGGCGTCTCCCAGCCACCTCTGGGCAGTGTGTCATCCCAAGGCATCGAACTGCAGTTTGCTACAAATTGTCTCGGGCCGTTTCTTTTCACCCAGCTactgctgcctcttcttgAATCTACAGCCGCAGACACAGCAACACCTCAAGACTCAGTTCGCGTCGTATGGACCAGCAGTCAAGTTATGGAGCTGTCATCTCCTCCCGGTGGCATCATCATAGACGAGCTCCGCGCGCCTCCTCAAGATCGAACTCGCAACTATACCAATTCAAAGACTGGCAATTATTTCTTGGCCACGGAGCTTGCTCGAAGGGCTGGATCCTCAAACATTGTCAGCGTGTCTATAAATCCAGGCGCCGCTACCACAAATCTCTTTCGTCACACGCCGCATCTCAAGTATCTGGCCTATCCGCTGCTTTATAAGCCTAAGCTTGCGGCTCTAACCGAGCTTTATGCTGGATTCTCTGCGGATATTAGCATTCAGAATAATGGATGCTATGTCATCCCATGGGGCAGAGTTTCGAACAGCCTTAGGGAGGATTTGATCGACGCAACCAAGACTTCTGAAGAAGGCGGGTCAGGAAAAGCACAGGAATTCTGGGAACTGTGTGCAGAGAAGACAAAGGATTATATGTAA
- a CDS encoding uncharacterized protein (EggNog:ENOG41~MEROPS:MER0000441~TransMembrane:1 (i25-46o)) — protein sequence MEKAALPTDGAAAQQLAHKKRIWRLRVACIAGLACLFLFHLQWPFWRPPPRPPHHHHPHPHPPHGPPHGPPHDHPDHDHHDHWRGPSPYGKFPKANDPFHFIPCTDKTVPPALDDHHAKRGWARLFDPNPRHWSWGNRTAQDKDAIPKHDPYAGRGIYLCGWLDVPLDYTNASDARIARLAVTKYQVSGLAPVHGLSKPFAGHKSERTLVVEPGGPGGSGTSLVWRSAEIFTERLSGGAYDVLGWDPRGVNTSLPAISCFPFDADRDHWSMLSGQYREVLGSPRAHLEVADALNQAIFSACYKTHGDLPRFVSTAFVARDLEEIRKALGEDELTAHMISYGTGIGQTYANMFPSSVGRMILDGTEYVKDHRLLGGFGWTALDNATNAWHDGFLGECVSAGPEHCDLAKPIDDQAVTVENLEFRMETLITSLIARPVVGYTKSNGPSIITYSGLVGAIYGSLYNAFSWPALATLLYELEAGNSTLAAAMLERTAWEYDPALPSVPNKKPSTDELADLVICSDGYDAALPENGLDWWESLWVNMTAKAWISGNSRFFNVFPCQRFTEYWPKPAEVFRGDLNATLKHPVLLIAETYDPATPLRNGRRLLEEMGSNARLIAHHGYGHSSRDKSDCTDAIAKKYILHGELPDEQETACYANEKPYLYGVEKGKAGEKKDPLAIWSEHMKELPYLNPRLL from the coding sequence atggagaaggcagCCTTGCCAACGGACGGCGCTGCTGCGCAGCAACTCGCACATAAGAAGCGCATCTGGCGCCTCAGAGTAGCATGTATTGCTGGTCTTGCatgcttgtttcttttccatcttcaatggCCTTTCTGGCGACCTCCTCCACGACctcctcatcaccatcatcctCACCCTCATCCTCCCCATGGTCCTCCCCATGGTCCTCCTCACGATCACCCTGACCATGACCACCATGATCACTGGAGAGGGCCTTCACCCTACGGCAAATTCCCCAAAGCGAATGATCCTTTCCACTTCATCCCCTGCACGGATAAGACTGTGCCTCCTGCTCTTGATGACCACCATGCAAAGAGAGGCTGGGCGAGGCTCTTTGACCCAAATCCCAGACACTGGAGCTGGGGCAACAGGACCGCGCAAGACAAAGACGCTATCCCGAAGCATGACCCCTACGCTGGCCGCGGCATCTACCTCTGCGGCTGGCTGGATGTTCCTCTGGACTACACCAACGCGTCTGATGCCCGTATCGCTCGTCTCGCCGTGACAAAGTACCAGGTCTCAGGGCTCGCTCCCGTTCATGGCCTCTCCAAGCCCTTTGCGGGCCATAAGAGCGAGCGCACTCTTGTTGTTGAGCCTGGCGGTCCCGGTGGCAGCGGAACGTCTCTCGTCTGGCGCTCTGCTGAAATCTTCACGGAGCGTCTGAGCGGCGGCGCATACGATGTGCTGGGCTGGGATCCCCGTGGCGTCAACACGTCCCTCCCCGCCATCTCCTGCTTCCCCTTTGATGCCGACAGAGATCACTGGTCAATGCTTAGCGGACAGTACCGCGAGGTTCTGGGCTCGCCCAGGGCCCACCTCGAGGTCGCCGATGCCTTGAACCAGGCAATCTTCAGCGCCTGCTACAAGACGCATGGTGATCTACCTCGTTTTGTGAGCACGGCATTCGTGGCTCGCGACCTCGAAGAAATCCGCAAGGCCCTGGGCGAAGACGAGCTGACGGCGCACATGATCTCATACGGCACTGGAATTGGACAGACGTATGCAAACATGTTCCCATCAAGTGTAGGAAGAATGATTCTGGATGGTACTGAGTATGTCAAAGACCATCGCCTCTTGGGAGGCTTTGGTTGGACTGCTCTGGATAACGCGACCAATGCCTGGCACGATGGCTTTCTGGGAGAGTGCGTCAGCGCTGGACCAGAGCATTGCGACCTAGCGAAGCCGATTGATGACCAAGCTGTAACTGTGGAAAATCTAGAGTTTCGCATGGAGACACTCATTACTTCGCTTATTGCGCGGCCCGTAGTAGGCTATACAAAATCCAACGGgccatccatcatcacatACTCTGGCTTGGTGGGAGCCATCTACGGATCTCTTTATAACGCATTCTCCTGGCCCGCACTGGCAACGCTGCTCTATGAGCTTGAAGCAGGAAACTCCACACTCGCTGCAGCCATGCTTGAGCGCACAGCCTGGGAATATGACCCTGCCCTGCCCTCTGTTCCCAATAAAAAACCATCTACCGATGAGTTAGCGGACCTAGTCATATGCTCAGATGGCTACGATGCCGCGCTGCCAGAGAATGGCCTCGACTGGTGGGAATCCTTGTGGGTTAATATGACGGCAAAGGCTTGGATCTCGGGCAACTCGCGCTTCTTCAACGTCTTCCCTTGCCAGCGGTTTACAGAATACTGGCCCAAGCCGGCAGAGGTCTTCCGTGGCGACTTGAACGCAACGCTCAAGCACCCAGTCCTGCTGATTGCTGAGACATATGATCCTGCTACGCCGTTGCGAAATGGCCGAAGACTGCTCGAGGAGATGGGCAGCAACGCGCGACTAATTGCGCACCACGGCTACGGCCACTCATCACGAGACAAGTCCGACTGCACAGATGCCATTGCAAAGAAGTATATCCTGCATGGAGAACTGCCTGACGAGCAAGAGACGGCTTGCTACGCGAACGAGAAGCCGTATCTCTATGGCGTTGAGAAGGGCAAGgcgggggagaagaaggatcCGCTGGCCATTTGGAGCGAGCATATGAAGGAGCTGCCGTATCTCAACCCTCGTTTGCTTTAG